In Kineococcus mangrovi, a single genomic region encodes these proteins:
- a CDS encoding sensor histidine kinase — MPERGVERLRHEWRRTTVPLRLVELLVAMVLLPLPWGRAVLPWWPVLLVVAAAWVAWTVLDPLSTRRPGALPGRRRVAVVTLLAVVACGASFVAARTEVGWVFALAVIAAVAAGRDAGIAGGLAVFLAGTAGVQLGLLAAGVTSWSAVLGYPAGLLSAVLVGVLRATRREREEQSRRLLTEQARGAALAERSRIAREVHDVLAHSLGGLAIQLEVADALLSGDGDLDAGARAAVRQRVRTAHDLATAGLEDTRRAVHALRVDTPPLPDSLAALAAGAGGSGTEVSLRVAGRPRPLGAGEVALLRTAQEAVVNAGKHAPGSPVAVELSYRDTDTELVVTDTGTRCTTSAAAALRTVDGGYGLAGLRERLELAGGSLAAGPHGAGWRVTARVPA; from the coding sequence GTGCCGGAGCGAGGAGTGGAACGCCTGCGCCACGAGTGGCGACGCACGACCGTGCCGTTGCGCCTCGTCGAGCTGCTCGTCGCGATGGTGCTGCTGCCGCTCCCGTGGGGGCGAGCGGTCCTGCCGTGGTGGCCGGTGCTCCTGGTCGTGGCGGCCGCCTGGGTGGCGTGGACGGTCCTCGACCCGCTGTCGACGCGCCGCCCGGGAGCCCTCCCCGGGCGGCGGCGCGTCGCGGTGGTCACGCTCCTGGCCGTCGTCGCCTGCGGCGCCTCGTTCGTCGCAGCCCGCACCGAGGTCGGCTGGGTGTTCGCGCTCGCCGTGATCGCCGCCGTCGCCGCGGGCCGGGACGCCGGGATCGCGGGCGGCCTCGCCGTGTTCCTCGCCGGGACCGCCGGGGTGCAGCTCGGCCTGCTCGCCGCCGGCGTCACGTCGTGGTCGGCCGTGCTGGGCTACCCGGCGGGCCTGCTGTCCGCCGTCCTCGTCGGGGTGCTGCGCGCCACGCGCCGCGAGCGCGAGGAGCAGTCCCGCCGGCTGCTCACCGAGCAGGCACGGGGCGCGGCGCTGGCCGAGCGGTCGCGCATCGCGCGGGAGGTCCACGACGTCCTGGCCCACTCCCTGGGCGGGCTCGCGATCCAGCTGGAGGTGGCCGACGCCCTGTTGTCGGGCGACGGGGACCTCGACGCCGGCGCGCGGGCGGCCGTGCGGCAGCGCGTCCGGACCGCCCACGACCTCGCCACGGCCGGGCTGGAGGACACCCGCCGCGCCGTGCACGCGCTGCGGGTGGACACCCCGCCGCTGCCGGACTCCCTCGCCGCGCTGGCCGCGGGGGCGGGGGGGAGCGGGACGGAGGTGAGCCTGCGCGTGGCGGGCCGACCGCGGCCGCTGGGAGCGGGGGAGGTGGCCCTGCTCCGGACCGCGCAGGAAGCGGTCGTCAACGCGGGCAAGCACGCTCCCGGCTCACCCGTCGCCGTCGAGCTGAGCTACCGGGACACCGACACCGAGCTCGTCGTCACCGACACCGGGACCCGGTGCACCACCTCCGCGGCCGCCGCGCTGCGCACGGTCGACGGCGGCTACGGTCTGGCCGGGCTGCGCGAACGCCTGGAACTGGCCGGGGGCTCGCTCGCGGCGGGCCCGCACGGGGCGGGCTGGCGCGTCACCGCCCGGGTGCCGGCGTGA
- a CDS encoding response regulator codes for MTAPDVLRVLVADDQTIVRDGLVALLDLMPEFEVVGTAGDGAQAVARVADLAPDVVLMDLGMPGVDGVEATRRVSAEHPQTAVVVLTTYADDASILGALQAGARGYLTKSAGRADIARALQAAVSRQVVLDADVQARLLRAAGTPVPPPPVELPDGLTEREAEVLRLIARGSSNQEIARELFVSVATVKTHVNHLFAKTGSRDRAQAVAYAHAHGLVPRHG; via the coding sequence GTGACCGCCCCGGACGTGCTGCGCGTGCTCGTGGCCGACGACCAGACGATCGTCCGCGACGGTCTCGTGGCCCTGCTGGACCTCATGCCGGAGTTCGAGGTCGTCGGCACCGCCGGCGACGGGGCGCAGGCCGTCGCGCGCGTGGCCGACCTCGCCCCCGACGTCGTCCTCATGGACCTCGGGATGCCCGGCGTCGACGGCGTCGAGGCCACCCGCCGGGTGAGCGCGGAGCACCCGCAGACGGCCGTGGTCGTCCTCACGACGTACGCCGACGACGCCTCGATCCTCGGTGCGCTGCAGGCGGGTGCGCGCGGCTACCTCACCAAGAGCGCCGGGCGGGCCGACATCGCCCGCGCGCTGCAGGCGGCGGTCTCACGCCAGGTCGTGCTCGACGCCGACGTGCAGGCCCGGCTCCTGCGGGCCGCGGGCACCCCGGTGCCCCCGCCGCCGGTCGAGCTCCCGGACGGTCTCACCGAGCGCGAGGCCGAGGTGCTGCGCCTCATCGCCCGCGGGTCGTCCAACCAGGAGATCGCGCGGGAACTGTTCGTCTCCGTCGCGACCGTCAAGACGCACGTCAACCACCTGTTCGCCAAGACCGGCTCGCGCGACCGGGCGCAGGCCGTCGCGTACGCGCACGCGCACGGTCTGGTGCCACGTCACGGGTGA